Within the Deltaproteobacteria bacterium genome, the region AAATCCCCACCACGATGCCCACCAGGGTGCCGAAAAGCAGGGCGATCATGTTGGCGAAGGTCAGGGTGGCCAGGAGGGCCTGGTGCAGGTATTCCAGCATGACCTAGCCTCCCAGGAACTCGAAAAGCAGGGGCGGGGGAAAGTAGACATCCAGCAGGTACTTGAAGACGAGGTACAGGATGGCCGTAAGCACCAAGGGTATGCCGAGGAATACCTTGGGGGAACGGTGACCGAGATAGAAGAGAGTCACCCCCAGGAAGAGGAAAGAAGAGACCTCCAGGCCCACCAGTGGGATCCCCACCAGGAAAGCCACTACCAGGACCAGGACGGCCAGGGGCTTAACGGGCGCTCCCCCGCCGTCAAGGTGCCAGCCCGCTCCCTCAGGCGGCTTGATGAGGCGAACTGCAGCCGGAATGGAGGCCACGACCATCAACCCAAGTACCAGGAGAGGAAAGATGAGGGCCCCCTTGTAAAAGGGATATGGACCGGATGTGTCCACCTGCCAGGGACTGCTGATGAGCACCCCTGCTGCCGAGATCCCCAGGACGACGGTGAATAGGTCATGGACTCGGCTCTTGGGATCGGTTCGTCCAGCGATAGCAAGCACCCCCTTTCACGGACAGCGGGGAAAAGACCCTGGGGGGGGAGACGCCCCGGGGAGGATTCACCGCCGGTTGCCGGACCTCGCGCCCCGGGATAGGCGTAGAGTGCCCATCCCGGGACTCCCGGTCTACTTGATGATTCCAAGCTCCTTCATGATGGCGCCGAAATTGGCCAGTTCGCTGTCCATCTGCTTTCGGGCCTGCTCGGGACCGATGGGATGGGGAATGACCCCCACCTTCTGGATGATCTTCTGGATCTCGGGCAGGGCCATGACCTTGAAAAAGACCTCGCCCAATCGCTTTGCCCGATCATCCGGGGTCTTGGCCGGAACGAAGAGACCAAACCAGATGGAATAGGCTTCACCAAAGCCCTGTTCCTTCACCGTGGGCACATCGGGATAGTAGGGAAGCCGGTTGGGAAGCATACAGGCCAGAAGGCGCATCTTTCCGCTGTCCACGTAGTCCCGGAGCCCGGGGGTGGAGAAGGTGATGACATCGGCGTCTCCGGAGACCACCAGGAGGGGATTCAGCTTCTTGTAAGCCGTCTCCTTGAACTTGAAGCCGCCGATCTTGGCCGCATTCAGGGCGATCAGGGTCGGCACTGCGCCAAGGCCCCAGTGGGCAAGCCTCACGTCATGGGTCTTGCCATACTCGGCCAGTTCTTTAAGGTTCTTGTAAGGGGCATCAGCCCGGCAGGCCAGGGTAAAGGGAGAAGACCAGATAAGGCCCAAGGGCTTGAAGTCCTGGTTCTTGTAAGGGGTCTTCCCCCGAAGGACCTGGGTGATCATCGGGCCGATGGAAATCAGCCCCACGGTGTACCCGTCCGGGCGGGCCTTGGCGACCTTGTTGGCGCCCAAAACACCGCTCCCCCCCGGATGGTTGATTACCTTGACGGGTACGCCCAGTTCCTTGGCCATCAATGGGGCCATGGCGGTGGTCACCATGGTGGAGGGGTCATTGGCCGGGGGCCAGGGAATCACGATTTGAACGGGTTTCTTGGGCCACTTGGCATGGGCCGTTCCGCCGAACAAAAAACAGGCGCAAGCCAGCACAACCAGACAAAAGGGTAAGGCTTTTTTCAGCATTGCAATCCACCTCCTGAATGAAAGTTTGCATCCCATCCGGCCCCCGGACGACTCCCGGGAGCCTCCTTCTCCGGCGCCATCCCCGGTGCCTGCCACCTGAAGAAGTGTGACCTCCTGACCCCGGGAAAAAAGCTTGACGGAGATTGGTCTAACATTATACATATAACATATATGCCGTCAACATTTTTTTCCGCATATGGATCAAATGAGCCAGGTTGACCGCCAAGCAGATGAGGTGATAAGAAGCTGAGGGAAAACAACCGAAAGGGAGGAGAGAGGAGCCGGGGGCGTTCCCCCGGCTTCCACGAAAAACGCCGGCAGGATATTGAAATTTTGAGGAATCGCCGTTGAAACCATTCAGTCCCGTCAACAAGCAGTCCCGAATATCGGAAGAGGTGGTGACCCAGCTCAAGAGCGCTATTCTTTCGGGTGAATACAAGCCGGGGGAAAAGATGCCACCGGAACGGGAACTGACC harbors:
- a CDS encoding tripartite tricarboxylate transporter TctB family protein, which encodes MLAIAGRTDPKSRVHDLFTVVLGISAAGVLISSPWQVDTSGPYPFYKGALIFPLLVLGLMVVASIPAAVRLIKPPEGAGWHLDGGGAPVKPLAVLVLVVAFLVGIPLVGLEVSSFLFLGVTLFYLGHRSPKVFLGIPLVLTAILYLVFKYLLDVYFPPPLLFEFLGG
- a CDS encoding tripartite tricarboxylate transporter substrate binding protein, which produces MLKKALPFCLVVLACACFLFGGTAHAKWPKKPVQIVIPWPPANDPSTMVTTAMAPLMAKELGVPVKVINHPGGSGVLGANKVAKARPDGYTVGLISIGPMITQVLRGKTPYKNQDFKPLGLIWSSPFTLACRADAPYKNLKELAEYGKTHDVRLAHWGLGAVPTLIALNAAKIGGFKFKETAYKKLNPLLVVSGDADVITFSTPGLRDYVDSGKMRLLACMLPNRLPYYPDVPTVKEQGFGEAYSIWFGLFVPAKTPDDRAKRLGEVFFKVMALPEIQKIIQKVGVIPHPIGPEQARKQMDSELANFGAIMKELGIIK